A stretch of the Mycolicibacterium celeriflavum genome encodes the following:
- a CDS encoding DUF899 domain-containing protein — MTTHAVGTREQWRAAYERQLAKEKELTRRSTELARERQALPWVRVDKQYLFDTTAGRRTLAELFDGRSQLIVRHFMHGPNTPQGCPGCTFETDNLVGAVPHLAHRDVTFILSSRSPLPVLTAYKQRMGWDVEWVSSGGSDFDADFFEYMHVPTARRDYGSGSGSMLDVMELMALSCFALEDGVVYHTYSTYDRGTEALNATWQLLDRAPKGRGEDFSDWPRKRDEYPA; from the coding sequence ATGACGACGCACGCGGTCGGCACGCGCGAACAGTGGCGAGCCGCCTACGAGCGGCAGCTGGCGAAGGAAAAGGAACTGACCCGACGGTCCACCGAGCTCGCCCGGGAACGTCAGGCACTGCCCTGGGTGCGGGTCGACAAGCAGTATCTGTTCGACACCACGGCGGGCCGTCGTACGCTCGCCGAGCTCTTCGACGGTCGCTCACAGCTGATCGTGCGGCACTTCATGCACGGGCCGAACACTCCCCAGGGCTGCCCGGGGTGCACCTTCGAAACCGACAACCTGGTCGGCGCAGTTCCGCATCTCGCGCACCGCGACGTGACCTTCATCCTCTCGTCACGGTCGCCGCTGCCGGTGCTCACCGCGTACAAGCAGCGGATGGGTTGGGACGTCGAATGGGTGTCCTCGGGCGGCAGCGACTTCGACGCCGACTTCTTCGAGTACATGCATGTCCCGACGGCCCGCCGCGACTACGGATCGGGCAGCGGAAGCATGCTCGACGTCATGGAGCTGATGGCGCTGAGCTGCTTCGCACTCGAGGACGGAGTCGTCTACCACACGTACTCGACCTACGACCGCGGCACCGAGGCGCTGAACGCCACGTGGCAGCTGCTGGACCGGGCGCCGAAGGGACGGGGCGAGGACTTCTCCGACTGGCCGCGCAAGCGCGACGAATATCCGGCGTAG
- a CDS encoding general stress protein, with the protein MTTPHRPYDQPAAASARREVIASFDNYPDAQHLVDRMSDGGFPVAHISIVGDGVRTVERVTGRMTNGKAALAGAGSGAWFGLLIGLLFAIFAVGPLWIWVVLIATVIGAFWGAVFGFVAHWSTRGGRDFSSIQTLEAQRYDVYVSADHAAEAARYVTPTQ; encoded by the coding sequence ATGACCACCCCGCACCGCCCGTACGATCAACCCGCCGCTGCGTCGGCCAGGCGCGAGGTCATCGCGTCGTTCGACAACTATCCCGACGCGCAACACTTGGTGGACCGCATGTCCGACGGCGGCTTTCCGGTGGCCCACATCAGCATCGTGGGCGACGGGGTCCGAACGGTCGAGCGCGTGACCGGCCGGATGACGAACGGGAAGGCCGCGCTGGCGGGCGCCGGCAGCGGCGCATGGTTCGGCTTGCTGATCGGACTGCTCTTCGCGATTTTCGCGGTCGGTCCGTTGTGGATATGGGTGGTCTTGATCGCGACGGTGATCGGCGCGTTCTGGGGTGCCGTCTTCGGCTTCGTCGCTCACTGGTCCACTCGGGGCGGTCGGGACTTCTCAAGCATCCAGACCTTGGAAGCACAACGTTACGACGTGTACGTCTCGGCCGACCATGCCGCAGAGGCGGCGCGTTACGTCACGCCCACGCAATAG
- a CDS encoding DUF1028 domain-containing protein: MTYSIVARDAQTGLMGVACQSQAFAVGASVPWAVSGSGVIATQSMGEPMYGELGLDILRAGLTAVEALTALRSVDANPERRQVAMIDTCGNVAVYTGEACVPAAGHLEGNGCVALANMVVSEAVWEAMIDAWEHTQASVPARLARALHAAEDEGGDMRGKRSAAMVVVDPTTTGRPWHDRLVDLRVDDHEDPLGMLDRLLALNTRYHNAVEAFDLALGGNIQDALARLDGAPAPDPVRDPDIALWTALVLALGDREDDAARVLAELSSTAPQFVEAARRFSEVRLLPPNTPVTRLLDELQR; this comes from the coding sequence ATGACCTACTCCATCGTCGCTCGTGACGCCCAGACCGGCCTGATGGGCGTCGCCTGTCAATCCCAGGCGTTCGCGGTGGGCGCCAGCGTTCCGTGGGCGGTGTCCGGCAGCGGGGTGATCGCTACCCAGTCGATGGGTGAACCCATGTACGGCGAACTGGGTCTGGACATCCTGCGTGCGGGGCTGACCGCAGTCGAGGCGCTGACCGCGTTGCGAAGCGTGGACGCGAATCCTGAACGCCGCCAGGTGGCGATGATCGATACCTGCGGGAACGTCGCTGTGTACACCGGCGAGGCGTGTGTCCCCGCGGCCGGTCACCTCGAGGGCAATGGCTGCGTGGCCCTGGCGAACATGGTTGTCTCAGAAGCCGTCTGGGAGGCCATGATCGACGCTTGGGAGCACACGCAGGCATCGGTGCCGGCGCGGCTGGCCCGGGCGCTACATGCGGCAGAAGACGAAGGCGGTGACATGCGCGGCAAGCGCTCAGCGGCGATGGTCGTCGTCGATCCCACCACGACCGGCCGGCCGTGGCACGACCGTCTGGTCGATCTGCGTGTCGACGACCACGAGGATCCGCTCGGCATGCTGGACCGCCTTCTCGCCCTCAATACCCGCTACCACAATGCAGTCGAAGCATTCGATCTCGCCCTTGGCGGCAACATCCAAGACGCGCTCGCCAGACTCGACGGGGCACCCGCTCCAGATCCCGTGCGGGATCCCGACATCGCGTTGTGGACAGCACTTGTGTTGGCACTGGGCGACCGTGAGGACGACGCCGCCCGTGTGCTGGCCGAGTTGTCCTCCACTGCACCACAGTTCGTCGAAGCTGCTCGCCGCTTCAGCGAGGTGAGACTTCTTCCCCCGAACACGCCCGTCACCCGGTTGCTCGACGAACTACAGCGCTAG
- a CDS encoding lipase family protein produces MGRVAGVLIALLLIASLGIPPHARADDPTIDDHHPYFNEDEYQAFYTPPDPLPPGQPGDIVRSEPSRLVLEPSGQLGMIMADGTRIMYRSNDARGNPNVVTGTYFEPHVPWPGQGTRPLIVYGPGTQGQGDQCAPSRQFNQGIHWSPYLDLAFNYEELFVATMVARGFAIVMTDYEGLGTPGLHTYANRVSQGHAMLDAARAAKNLPGTSLTRNGPVAFWGYSQGGGAAASAAEMAESYAPEIHVVGSYAGAPPADLKALFPFIDGSMLIGAVGYALNGVITAYPEHEEAIRATLTPRGADMLFKVQDQCVAETLTKFMFRHLQPYFNEDIFALVEKEPYKSLFDEQKLGRMKPNAPVLINANRFDPLVPWAPAMQLGRDWCAQGADVEARTNEQPPFLNKAMVNHGLPMLVDGEPAMQWIADRFNGKPTTPNCGRF; encoded by the coding sequence GTGGGTCGGGTCGCGGGGGTTCTGATTGCGCTGCTACTGATCGCAAGCCTGGGAATCCCGCCGCACGCGCGCGCCGACGACCCGACCATCGACGACCATCATCCGTACTTCAACGAAGACGAATATCAGGCGTTCTACACTCCGCCAGATCCGTTGCCGCCGGGCCAACCTGGCGACATCGTCCGCTCCGAGCCGTCCCGGCTGGTGTTGGAGCCGTCGGGTCAACTCGGCATGATCATGGCGGACGGGACGCGAATCATGTACCGCAGCAACGACGCTCGGGGAAACCCAAACGTCGTCACCGGCACCTACTTTGAGCCACACGTCCCCTGGCCGGGACAAGGAACGCGGCCGCTGATCGTCTACGGACCCGGCACGCAGGGGCAAGGGGACCAGTGCGCACCGTCTCGACAGTTCAATCAGGGCATCCACTGGTCGCCCTACCTCGACCTGGCGTTCAACTACGAGGAGTTGTTTGTCGCCACGATGGTCGCCCGCGGCTTCGCGATCGTCATGACCGACTACGAGGGCCTCGGCACGCCGGGATTGCACACCTACGCTAATCGGGTGTCGCAGGGCCACGCGATGCTCGACGCGGCCCGCGCCGCCAAGAACCTCCCCGGCACCTCGCTGACCCGGAACGGTCCGGTGGCGTTCTGGGGTTACTCGCAGGGCGGGGGCGCGGCGGCATCGGCAGCGGAGATGGCCGAGTCGTACGCGCCCGAAATCCACGTCGTCGGTAGCTACGCCGGAGCACCGCCCGCCGACCTGAAGGCGCTGTTCCCGTTCATCGACGGCAGCATGCTGATCGGAGCCGTGGGCTATGCGCTGAATGGGGTGATCACGGCCTACCCCGAACACGAGGAAGCGATCAGGGCGACGCTGACCCCGCGCGGCGCTGACATGCTCTTCAAGGTGCAAGACCAGTGCGTCGCCGAGACGCTCACGAAATTCATGTTTCGCCACCTGCAGCCATACTTCAACGAGGACATCTTCGCGCTCGTCGAAAAGGAGCCGTACAAGTCGCTTTTCGACGAACAGAAGCTGGGGCGCATGAAGCCCAATGCCCCGGTGCTGATCAACGCGAACCGGTTCGATCCGCTGGTTCCCTGGGCGCCGGCGATGCAGCTCGGTCGCGACTGGTGCGCCCAGGGCGCCGACGTCGAGGCGCGTACCAACGAGCAACCGCCGTTTCTGAACAAAGCGATGGTCAACCACGGCCTCCCGATGCTCGTCGACGGGGAGCCGGCGATGCAGTGGATCGCTGACCGGTTCAACGGCAAACCGACCACTCCCAATTGCGGGCGTTTCTAG
- the ahcY gene encoding adenosylhomocysteinase, with protein MTELKADSRNGIDYKVADLALADFGRKEIRLAEHEMPGLMALRREYHDVQPLKGARISGSLHMTVQTAVLIETLVALGAEVRWASCNIFSTQDHAAAAVVVGPNGTPDDPKGTPVFAWKGESLEEYWWAAEQMLTWSAASDGSPAPANMILDDGGDATMMVLRGAQYEKQGVVPPAEEDDPAEWKVFLGVLRKRFETDKDKWTKIAESVKGVTEETTTGVLRLYQFEAAGELPFPAINVNDSVTKSKFDNKYGTRHSLIDGINRGTDVLIGGKKVLICGYGDVGKGCAESLAGQGARVAVTEIDPINALQALMDGFDVVTVEQGIPVADIVITSTGNKDIITLEHMRAMKDQAILGNIGHFDNEIDMAALERSGAKKLNIKPQVDQWILDDGKSIIVLSEGRLLNLGNATGHPSFVMSNSFSNQVIAQIELWTKNDEYDNSVYRLAKHLDEKVARIHVEALGGTLTKLTKEQAEYIGVDVEGPYKPEHYRY; from the coding sequence ATGACTGAGCTGAAGGCCGACTCCCGCAACGGGATCGACTACAAAGTGGCCGATCTGGCCTTGGCTGACTTCGGCCGCAAGGAGATCCGGCTCGCCGAGCACGAGATGCCCGGCTTGATGGCGCTGCGGCGCGAGTACCACGACGTGCAGCCGCTCAAGGGCGCACGGATCTCGGGCTCGCTGCACATGACCGTGCAGACGGCGGTGCTGATCGAGACTTTGGTGGCTTTGGGTGCTGAAGTTCGATGGGCTTCCTGCAACATCTTCTCCACCCAGGACCACGCGGCCGCGGCCGTCGTCGTCGGCCCCAACGGCACCCCCGATGACCCGAAGGGCACCCCGGTGTTCGCGTGGAAGGGCGAGTCGCTCGAGGAGTACTGGTGGGCCGCCGAGCAGATGCTAACGTGGTCGGCCGCTTCTGATGGAAGCCCAGCGCCGGCGAACATGATTCTCGACGACGGCGGCGACGCCACGATGATGGTGCTGCGCGGCGCGCAGTATGAGAAGCAGGGCGTCGTTCCGCCCGCCGAGGAAGATGACCCGGCGGAGTGGAAGGTGTTCCTCGGCGTGCTGCGCAAGCGCTTCGAGACCGACAAGGACAAGTGGACCAAGATCGCCGAGTCGGTCAAGGGCGTCACCGAGGAGACGACGACCGGCGTGCTGCGGCTCTATCAGTTCGAGGCCGCGGGCGAACTGCCGTTCCCGGCGATCAACGTCAACGACTCGGTGACGAAGAGCAAGTTCGACAACAAGTACGGCACCCGGCACTCGCTGATCGACGGCATCAACCGCGGCACCGACGTGCTGATCGGCGGCAAGAAGGTGCTGATCTGTGGTTACGGCGACGTCGGCAAGGGCTGCGCGGAGTCGCTCGCCGGTCAGGGCGCGCGCGTCGCGGTCACCGAGATCGACCCGATCAACGCGCTGCAGGCGCTGATGGACGGCTTCGACGTCGTGACAGTCGAGCAGGGCATACCTGTGGCCGACATCGTGATCACCTCGACCGGCAACAAGGACATCATCACCCTCGAGCACATGCGTGCGATGAAGGACCAGGCGATCCTGGGCAACATCGGCCACTTCGACAACGAGATCGACATGGCCGCGCTGGAGCGGTCCGGTGCCAAGAAACTCAACATCAAGCCGCAGGTCGACCAGTGGATCCTCGATGACGGCAAGTCGATCATCGTGCTGTCCGAGGGCCGGCTGCTCAACCTGGGCAACGCGACGGGTCACCCGTCGTTCGTGATGAGCAACAGCTTCTCGAATCAGGTGATCGCGCAGATCGAGCTGTGGACCAAGAACGACGAGTACGACAACTCGGTCTACCGGTTGGCCAAGCACCTCGATGAGAAGGTCGCGCGCATCCACGTGGAAGCACTCGGCGGCACGCTGACCAAGCTCACCAAGGAACAGGCGGAGTACATCGGCGTCGACGTCGAGGGCCCGTACAAGCCGGAGCATTACCGGTACTGA
- the alkX gene encoding TetR family transcriptional regulator AlkX translates to MTVSVAGVSSPRRTAQRVPYAEASRVLLRDSILDGMRELLLTRDWSAITLSHVAKAAGISRQTIYNEFGSRQGLAQAYALRLADRLVDQIDDAIQGNVGDVHAAFSQGFRDFFTESAADPLVISLLTGEAKPDLLQLITTDSGPIITRCSQRLTSTFMDSWVQASEEDAGVLARAIVRLAMSYVSMPPEADHLTTDVVARDLARLMTPFAERYGVIDTP, encoded by the coding sequence GTGACCGTTAGTGTCGCGGGGGTGAGTAGCCCGCGTCGAACCGCGCAGCGCGTCCCGTACGCCGAGGCGTCGCGGGTGCTGCTGCGCGATTCGATTCTCGACGGCATGCGCGAACTGCTGCTCACCCGCGATTGGTCGGCGATCACGCTGTCGCACGTGGCCAAGGCCGCGGGCATCAGCCGCCAGACCATCTACAACGAGTTCGGCTCCCGCCAAGGGCTGGCGCAGGCGTACGCCTTGCGGCTCGCCGACCGGCTCGTCGACCAGATCGACGACGCGATCCAAGGCAACGTCGGCGACGTCCACGCGGCGTTCTCGCAGGGGTTTCGCGACTTCTTCACCGAGTCCGCGGCCGATCCGCTGGTGATCTCGTTGCTGACCGGTGAGGCCAAACCGGATCTGCTGCAGCTCATCACCACCGACAGCGGACCGATCATCACGCGCTGCAGCCAGCGGTTGACGTCGACGTTCATGGACAGCTGGGTGCAGGCCAGCGAGGAGGACGCCGGAGTGCTGGCCAGGGCCATCGTCCGGCTCGCCATGAGCTACGTGTCGATGCCGCCCGAGGCCGACCACCTGACCACCGACGTGGTGGCGCGCGACCTAGCCAGATTGATGACGCCGTTCGCCGAACGCTACGGTGTTATCGATACCCCTTAG
- a CDS encoding rubredoxin, with protein MDYKLFVCVQCGFEYDEAKGWPEDGIAPGTRWDDIPDDWSCPDCGAAKSDFEMVEVARS; from the coding sequence ATGGATTACAAGCTGTTCGTCTGCGTGCAGTGTGGATTCGAATACGACGAGGCCAAGGGCTGGCCGGAAGACGGCATCGCCCCGGGCACCCGCTGGGACGACATCCCCGACGACTGGAGCTGCCCGGACTGCGGCGCGGCGAAGTCGGATTTCGAGATGGTGGAGGTCGCTCGTTCGTGA
- a CDS encoding rubredoxin, whose protein sequence is MSTYRCPGCDYVYDEAKGAPREGFPAGTSWSDIPDDWTCPDCAVREKVDFEPV, encoded by the coding sequence ATGAGCACCTACCGCTGCCCGGGCTGTGACTACGTCTACGACGAGGCGAAAGGCGCTCCGCGGGAGGGCTTTCCGGCCGGCACGTCGTGGAGCGACATCCCCGACGACTGGACCTGTCCGGACTGCGCGGTGCGCGAGAAGGTCGACTTCGAACCCGTTTGA
- a CDS encoding alkane 1-monooxygenase, with the protein MGLIAPTALFVMLPLVWAFNQWGWHAAAQVPFWIGPILLYILLPALDLRFGPDGQNPPDEVMERLENDKYYRYCTYIYIPFQYASVILGAYLFTASDLSWLGFDGGLGWPAKIGLALSVGVLGGVGINTAHEMGHKKDSLERWLSKITLAQTCYGHFYIEHNRGHHVRVATPEDPASARFGETFWEFLPRSVFGSLRSAWELEAARLRRAGKSPWHWSNDVLNAWAMSVVFYGALIAVFGWTLIPYVVISAVFGFTLLETVNYLEHYGLLRQKLESGRYERCAPLHSWNSDHIVTNLFLYHLQRHSDHHANPTRRYQTLRSMEGAPNLPSGYASMIALTYFPPLWRRVMDHRVLEHYDGDITRVNVHPRVRDKVVARYGTAA; encoded by the coding sequence ATGGGACTGATCGCGCCGACGGCGCTGTTCGTGATGCTTCCGCTGGTCTGGGCGTTCAACCAGTGGGGCTGGCATGCGGCGGCGCAGGTGCCGTTCTGGATCGGCCCGATCCTGCTGTACATCCTGCTGCCCGCCCTTGACTTGCGATTTGGTCCGGACGGGCAGAATCCGCCCGATGAGGTGATGGAGCGGCTGGAGAACGACAAGTACTACCGCTACTGCACCTACATCTACATCCCGTTCCAGTACGCCAGCGTGATCCTGGGCGCCTACCTGTTCACCGCGTCGGACCTGAGCTGGCTCGGATTCGACGGCGGACTGGGCTGGCCGGCCAAGATCGGGCTGGCGCTGTCGGTGGGTGTGCTCGGCGGGGTGGGCATCAACACCGCGCACGAGATGGGCCACAAGAAGGACTCGCTGGAGCGGTGGCTGTCGAAGATCACGCTGGCGCAGACCTGCTACGGCCACTTCTACATCGAGCACAACCGCGGCCACCACGTCCGGGTTGCCACGCCCGAGGATCCCGCGTCGGCCCGCTTCGGTGAAACATTCTGGGAGTTCCTGCCGCGCAGCGTGTTCGGCAGCCTGCGCTCGGCGTGGGAGCTGGAGGCGGCGCGGTTGCGTCGTGCCGGTAAGAGTCCCTGGCACTGGTCCAACGACGTGCTCAACGCCTGGGCGATGTCGGTGGTGTTCTACGGCGCGCTGATCGCGGTGTTCGGCTGGACACTGATCCCGTACGTGGTGATCTCGGCGGTGTTCGGCTTCACGCTGCTGGAGACGGTGAACTACCTCGAGCACTACGGCCTGCTGCGGCAAAAGCTGGAAAGCGGTCGCTACGAACGCTGTGCGCCGCTGCACAGTTGGAACTCCGACCACATCGTGACCAACCTGTTCCTGTATCACCTGCAGCGGCACAGCGACCATCACGCCAACCCCACCCGGCGTTACCAGACGCTGCGCAGCATGGAGGGCGCGCCGAACCTGCCGAGCGGTTATGCGTCGATGATCGCGCTGACGTACTTCCCGCCGCTGTGGCGTCGCGTGATGGATCACCGCGTGCTCGAGCATTACGACGGCGACATCACCCGGGTCAACGTGCATCCGCGGGTCCGCGACAAGGTGGTGGCACGGTACGGGACCGCGGCATGA
- a CDS encoding amino acid permease, translated as MARRTKSVEQSIADTDEPDTRLRKDLNWWDLTVFGVSVVIGAGIFTITASTAGNLTGPAISISFVLAAIACGLAALCYAEFASTVPVAGSAYTFSYATFGEFVAWIIGWDLILEFAVAAAVVAKGWSSYLGAVFEFGGGTADFGAVRLDWGALLIIAFVTVILALGTKLSAGVSLVITVIKVAVVLLVVAVGAFYIKVANYSPFLPPAERGEGGSGTEQSLLSLLTGAEGSHYGWYGLLAGASIVFFAFIGFDIVATTAEETKNPQRDVSRGILASLAIVTVLYVAVAVVLTGMVHYSELREAGEKANLATAFSVNGIDWAAKVISIGALAGLTTVVIVLVLGQTRVLFAMSRDGLFPRGLAKTGRHGTPVRITLIVGALVAVTASVFPMDKLEEMVNIGTLFAFVLVSAGVIVLRRTRPDLERGFRAPGVPWLPIASIVACGWLMLNLTALTWIRFLVWMAIGVVIYFLYGRRHSVLGRRESSAISV; from the coding sequence ATGGCTCGGCGGACGAAGTCGGTGGAGCAGTCGATCGCCGACACCGATGAACCGGACACCCGCTTGCGCAAAGACCTGAACTGGTGGGACCTCACGGTGTTCGGCGTCTCCGTGGTGATCGGCGCCGGCATCTTCACCATCACCGCGTCGACCGCGGGCAACCTCACCGGCCCGGCGATCTCGATCTCGTTCGTGCTCGCCGCGATCGCCTGCGGCCTGGCGGCGCTGTGCTACGCCGAGTTCGCCTCGACTGTGCCGGTCGCGGGCAGCGCCTACACGTTCTCCTACGCGACGTTCGGCGAGTTCGTCGCGTGGATCATCGGGTGGGACCTGATCCTCGAGTTCGCGGTCGCGGCGGCGGTGGTGGCCAAGGGATGGTCGAGCTATCTGGGTGCCGTGTTCGAGTTCGGCGGTGGCACAGCGGATTTCGGTGCGGTGCGATTGGATTGGGGCGCGCTGCTGATCATCGCGTTCGTCACCGTCATTCTTGCCTTGGGCACCAAGCTCTCGGCGGGGGTCAGCTTGGTGATCACCGTGATCAAGGTGGCGGTGGTGCTGCTGGTGGTCGCGGTCGGCGCCTTCTACATCAAGGTCGCGAACTATTCCCCGTTCCTGCCGCCTGCCGAGCGCGGCGAGGGTGGCAGCGGCACCGAGCAGTCGCTGCTCTCCTTGCTCACCGGCGCCGAGGGCAGCCACTACGGTTGGTACGGCTTGCTGGCGGGCGCCTCGATCGTCTTCTTCGCCTTCATCGGGTTCGACATCGTCGCCACCACCGCGGAGGAGACGAAGAACCCGCAGCGCGACGTGTCCCGAGGCATTTTGGCCTCGCTCGCGATCGTGACGGTGCTCTACGTCGCGGTGGCGGTCGTGTTGACCGGCATGGTCCATTACAGCGAATTGCGCGAGGCGGGGGAGAAGGCCAACCTCGCGACGGCGTTCAGCGTCAACGGGATCGACTGGGCGGCCAAGGTCATCTCGATCGGTGCGCTCGCGGGGCTGACCACCGTGGTGATCGTGTTGGTGCTCGGGCAGACCCGCGTGTTGTTCGCGATGTCGCGCGACGGACTGTTTCCTCGCGGTCTGGCCAAGACCGGACGGCACGGCACACCGGTGCGCATCACGCTGATCGTCGGCGCTCTCGTGGCGGTCACCGCATCGGTGTTCCCCATGGACAAGTTGGAAGAGATGGTCAACATCGGAACGCTGTTCGCGTTCGTCCTGGTGTCGGCCGGCGTGATCGTGCTGCGGCGCACCCGGCCGGACCTCGAGCGCGGCTTCCGGGCGCCGGGGGTGCCGTGGCTGCCGATCGCCTCGATCGTGGCCTGCGGTTGGCTGATGCTGAACCTCACGGCGTTGACCTGGATTCGCTTCCTGGTCTGGATGGCGATCGGTGTGGTCATCTACTTCCTCTACGGCCGTCGTCACTCAGTGCTGGGCCGGCGGGAATCCTCAGCGATTTCGGTGTAG
- a CDS encoding FAD-dependent oxidoreductase, producing MGRSYKHVAVIGGSLAGMCAARVLSDVSERVTVYERDDLPDGPANRAAVPQGRHVHLLMARGADEFEKHFPGLLADMLADGVPILENRPDCIHFGAAGHVLGTAHRLQNEFTAYVPSRPQLEWQIRKRVKNIDNVEIVHAAVTEPTYDAARERVTGVLLDFGQTVAADLVVDATGRGTRLPGWLEKWGYERPAEETVDVGIAYTSHQFHVPEGLLAEKVVVAGASRAQPLGIGMLFYEDGNWNVTTFGVSKVQPPQNVAQILDLADEILPAHVSAALRQGTPLGEMAFHRYPTSRWRRYDDLRRFPAGIFPFGDAVVSFNPTFGQGMTMTAIQAGNLRTVLESGDPDVAGRLAKATAKTTWPVWVMTAIGDLILHNATGKSKWWYKPVGGLFDQFLGAAETDPVLAEWFLRRFSLLDSLYMVPSPRLVGRTIRHNMRLWWAEKRAAEKPVPAPQSA from the coding sequence ATGGGGCGGAGTTATAAACACGTCGCCGTCATCGGGGGCAGTCTGGCGGGAATGTGTGCGGCGCGGGTGCTCTCCGACGTCAGTGAGCGCGTGACGGTTTACGAGCGCGACGACCTGCCCGACGGCCCGGCGAATCGCGCCGCGGTACCGCAGGGCCGACATGTCCACCTGTTGATGGCGCGAGGCGCCGACGAGTTCGAAAAGCACTTCCCGGGCCTGCTCGCCGACATGTTGGCCGACGGTGTGCCGATCCTGGAGAACCGGCCGGACTGTATCCACTTCGGCGCCGCCGGCCATGTCCTGGGCACCGCGCACCGGCTGCAGAACGAGTTCACCGCCTACGTGCCGAGCCGCCCACAACTTGAATGGCAGATCCGCAAGCGCGTGAAGAACATCGACAACGTCGAGATCGTGCACGCCGCCGTCACCGAGCCCACCTACGACGCTGCGCGCGAACGGGTGACCGGCGTGCTGCTCGATTTCGGGCAGACCGTCGCCGCCGATCTCGTCGTCGACGCCACCGGCCGCGGTACCCGGCTGCCCGGGTGGCTCGAAAAGTGGGGTTACGAACGTCCGGCCGAGGAGACCGTTGACGTCGGCATCGCCTACACCAGCCATCAGTTCCACGTCCCGGAGGGTCTGCTCGCCGAAAAGGTCGTGGTCGCAGGCGCTTCGCGGGCACAACCGCTCGGCATCGGCATGCTGTTCTACGAGGACGGCAACTGGAACGTCACGACCTTTGGTGTCAGCAAGGTCCAGCCGCCGCAGAACGTCGCGCAGATCCTGGACCTTGCCGACGAGATCCTGCCCGCGCACGTGTCCGCCGCGCTGCGTCAGGGGACTCCGCTGGGCGAGATGGCGTTTCACCGCTACCCGACGAGTCGTTGGCGCCGCTACGACGATCTCCGACGCTTCCCCGCCGGCATCTTCCCGTTCGGCGACGCCGTCGTCAGTTTCAACCCGACCTTCGGCCAAGGCATGACGATGACGGCGATCCAGGCCGGAAACCTGCGCACGGTGCTGGAATCGGGCGACCCCGATGTCGCGGGCCGACTGGCGAAGGCCACGGCGAAGACGACGTGGCCGGTCTGGGTGATGACGGCCATCGGCGACCTCATCCTGCACAACGCGACCGGCAAGTCGAAATGGTGGTACAAGCCGGTGGGCGGGCTGTTCGATCAGTTCCTCGGTGCGGCGGAGACCGACCCCGTTCTCGCCGAGTGGTTTCTGCGCCGGTTCAGCCTGCTCGACAGCCTCTACATGGTTCCGTCGCCGCGGCTTGTCGGTCGCACCATCCGTCACAACATGCGGTTGTGGTGGGCCGAGAAACGGGCCGCCGAGAAACCCGTTCCGGCCCCGCAATCGGCATGA